The following proteins are co-located in the Betta splendens chromosome 9, fBetSpl5.4, whole genome shotgun sequence genome:
- the thoc5 gene encoding THO complex subunit 5 homolog — protein sequence MSSDLKKRKSKVLRSEGGTPEIKRGRGDGDQQDLRVYSEELELDGKDPEQDYVQYKKCCESLATLMSEIQELKANGAKEGCAEIEQKRMQSCIYFMNLKKLNRLAHMRLKRGRDQTHEAKQKVDVLHLQLQNLLYEVMHLQKEISKCLEFKSKHEEIDLVSEEEFYQEAPQEISRPQLTKNDPHQLTLARLDWELEQRKRLAEKYKESLTTKEKIQKSIEVKKEHLRSLQPGLNNIMQASLPVQEYLSMPFEQTQKQTEVARHLPPPLYVLFVQANAYGQACDKNLSVSISGDVDEAKALSKPPEDSQDDESDSDAEEEQEKTKRRRPTTGGQLDDKRREMLKRHPLSLCLDLKCKDGSILHLNFFYLMNLNIMTVKAKVSTSTDLNAAISAGDLLKAETLLCCLYTNDQGRETPNPANRYQFDKVGIVTFADYVEELGHPYMWVQNLGGLPFPSDVSEGVRMGSSLSASHMENTMKLLRGRVQSRLSLHKQFASLEHSLIPVSAECQHLFPAKIISHLTRWTTITYQEYMEMPYTSHVTGAGLAKDTDLYFMAVVERGTARLQAAVVMSPRYPEIPPLFSLSLSWKGERTGRTDDNLRAMESEVNVFKSELQGPRPGHQLLTNQISRLCVCLDVYLETEGQDDSVEGPREFPREKMCLRTVRGPNRLKPFKYNHPQGFFSHR from the exons ATGTCGTCTGACTTGAAGAAGCGAAAGTCCAAGGTTCTCCGCAGTGAAGGAGGAACCCCAGAGATTAAGCGAGGTCGCGGAGATGGGGATCAGCAG GATTTGCGTGTGTAcagtgaggagctggagctggatgggaAGGACCCCGAGCAAGACTACGTGCAATACAAAAAGTGCTGTGAGAGTTTGGCCACACTCATGAGCGAAATACAGGAACTTAAAGCCAATGGAGCCAAGGAAGGG TGTGCTGAGATTGAGCAGAAGCGAATGCAGAGCTGCATCTACTTTATGAATCTGAAAAAACTCAATCGTCTTGCACACATGCGTctaaagagaggcagagaccagACACATGAG GCCAAACAGAAAGTAGATGTACTGCACCTTCAGTTACAGAACTTGCTTTATGAAGTTATGCACCTTCAGAAAGAGATCAGCAAGTGTCTGGAATTCAA GTCTAAACATGAGGAAATCGACTTGGTGTCTGAGGAGGAATTTTACCAGGAGGCACCGCAGGAGATTTCTAGACCTCAGCTCACGAAAAATGATCCTCATCAGCTTACGCtggcacgactggactgggagcTCGAGCAGAGGAAAAG GTTGGCAGAGAAATACAAGGAGTCTCTGACTACAAAGGAGAAGATCCAGAAGAGCATTGAGGTGAAGAAGGAACATCTGAGGAGCTTACAGCCAGGACTGAATAACATCATGCAG GCCTCCCTCCCAGTGCAGGAGTACTTGTCAATGCCTTTTGAACAGActcagaaacagacagaggttGCAcgccatcttcctcctcctctgtacgTGTTGTTTGTTCAAGCTAATGCCTATGGCCAAGCCTGTG ACAAAAACCTGAGTGTATCAATTAGTGGTGATGTGGATGAGGCCAAAGCACTTTCCAAACCTCCAGAAGATTCCCAGG ATGATGAGAGTGATTCcgatgcagaggaggagcaagagAAAACG AAGCGGAGAAGGCCAACTACAGGCGGCCAGCTGGATGACAAAAGACGAGAAATGCTGAAAAGGCATCCTCTGTCTCTTTGCCTAGACCTCAAGTGTAAAG ATGGCAGCATCCTTCATCTAAACTTCTTCTACCTGATGAATCTGAACATCATGACAGTCAAAGCAAAGGTCTCCACCTCCACAGACCTCAACGCAGCCATCAGTGCAGG GGATCTGCTCAAAGCAGAAACCCTGCTCTGTTGTCTCTACACTAACGACCAGGGACGGGAAACACCCAATCCAGCTAATCGCTATCAGTTTGACAAAGTCGG tatCGTTACTTTTGCTGACTATGTGGAGGAGCTGGGCCATCCATACATGTGGGTTCAGAATCTTGGAGGACTGCCTTTTCCAAGTGATGTGTCAGAG GGTGTGCGTATGGGGAGTTCTCTCAGTGCCAGCCACATGGAGAACACCATGAAGCTGCTCAGGGGTCGGGTCCAGTCACGGTTATCTTTACATAAACAGTTTGCTTCTTTAG AGCATAGCTTAATCCCGGTCTCCGCTGAGTGTCAGCACCTCTTCCCTGCAAAGATAATTTCCCACTTAACCCGCTGGACCACTATCACCTACCAGGAGTACATG GAAATGCCATATACGAGTCATGTGACTGGTGCTGGGCTGGCAAAGGACACTGATCTGTACTTCATGGCTGTGGTTGAAAGAGGCACTG CTCGTCTCCAGGCTGCAGTGGTGATGAGTCCTCGCTACCCAGAGatccctcctctcttctccctgTCTCTCAGCTGGAAGGGAGAACGCACTGGACGCACTGATGACAACCTTCGG GCCATGGAGAGTGAGGTCAATGTGTTCAAAAGTGAACTCCAGGGGCCACGTCCAGGACACCAGCTCCTCACAAATCAGATCtcacgcctgtgtgtgtgcctggaCGTGTATTTGGAAACTGAAGGGCAAGACGACAGCGTGGAAGGACCGCGAGAGTTTCCCCGTGAAAAGATGTGCCTGCGCACCGTCAG GGGTCCAAACCGTCTGAAGCCCTTCAAGTACAATCATCCTCAGGGCTTCTTCAGTCATCGTTGA
- the tfip11 gene encoding tuftelin-interacting protein 11, translating to MSLSHLYGRKGEEEEEGVEIESFEVTDWDLANEFNPERRRFRQTKEQATYGIWAERDSDEDERPSFGGKKSKDYTAPVNFVSAGLRKTAAEEKQQQKEEGGSDDSDDNAPPTPPSARSGAPKKLQMGKFRGNQSQRFAGGIQTGQGIGNWEKHTKGIGQKLLQKMGYQPGKGLGKNAQGIVNPIEAKVRKGKGAVGAYGNERTQQSLQDFPVVDSEEEEEKEFQKELGQWRKDPAGAGGKKKPKYSYRTVDELKAKGKLAGYSTAASAGELAQVKVIDMTGREQKVYYSYSQMTNKHSVPDEGPPTTSARDQKGSGFALPELEHNLQLLIDLTEQDILQSARRLQHEKDVVVSLSHESRALQSRLDTEQDAIQRMEAVLKLVERFPSGESAPGEGPTLKECARIFETLQTDYYEEYKTMGLADLAVAVVHPLLKEKLRSWDPLKDSSFCLEDIGQWRAILESRDLHSSAPDSNMDPYHRVLWEVWIPVMRSCVSSWQPRMVGPMVDCVEMWSPLLPLWIVDHLLEQLILPRLQREVDNWNPLTDTVPIHSWIHPWLPLLQTRLEPLYPPIRSKLANALQRWHPSDASARLILQPWKDVFTPGAWEAFMVKNIIPKLALCLEELVINPHQQQMEPFHWVMDWEGMLSPSSLVSLLDKNFFTKWLQVLCSWLSNSPNYEEITKWYLGWKSMFTDGLLAQSLIKEKFNEALDIMNRAVSSGIGGYMQPGARENIAYLTQTERRKDFQYEAMQERRDAESVVHRGISAGVPTNFKDLIQTKAEENNIVFMPLVAKRHEGKQLYTFGRIVIYIDRGVVFVQGEKTWVPTSLQSLIDMAK from the exons ATGTCCTTGTCCCACCTGTATGGGCGgaaaggggaagaggaggaggaaggtgtggAGATCGAGAGCTTTGAGGTGACCGACTGGGACCTGGCCAACGAGTTCAACCCAGAACGCCGCAGGTTCAGGCAGACCAAGGAGCAGGCCACGTATGGTATCTGGGCTGAGAGGGACTCTGATGAGGATGAGAGACCCAGCTTTGGGGGCAAAAA ATCTAAAGACTACACAGCTCCAGTTAACTTTGTGAGTGCTGGTCTGCGTAAGACTGCAGCCGAagagaaacagcaacaaaaagaagaaggagggtCTGATGACTCTGATGACAATGCTCCTCCAACACCCCCTTCTGCTCGTAGCGGTGCGCCCAAAAAACTCCAGATG GGTAAATTCCGTGGGAACCAGTCCCAGAGGTTCGCAGGGGGCATACAGACTGGGCAAGGCATAGGTAACTGGGAGAAGCATACAAAGGGAATAGGCCAGAAACTTTTACAGAAAATGGGATATCAACCAGGCAAAGGTCTTGGCAAGAATGCTCAAG GTATTGTAAATCCAATTGAGGCAAAGGTTCGTAAAGGCAAAGGAGCAGTTGGTGCTTATGGCAATGAGCGCACCCAGCAGAGTCTTCAGGATTTTCCTGTGGTTgactcagaggaagaggaggaaaag GAGTTTCAGAAAGAGTTGGGCCAGTGGCGTAAGGATCCTGCAGGTGCTGGAGGAAAGAAGAAACCCAAGTACTCCTACAGAACTGTAGATGAACTAAAGGCTAAAGGCAAACTTGCTGGGTATAGCACAGCAGCATCTGCTGGAGAGCTAGCACAAGTCAAG GTAATAGATATGACTGGGAGAGAGCAAAAAGTATATTACAGTTACAGCCAAATGACCAACAAACACAGTGTTCCAGATGAAGGTCCCCCTACTACATCTGCACGGGATCAAAAGGGATCTGGCTTTGCTCTCCCTGAACTTGAAcacaacctgcagctcctgaTAGACCTTACAGAACAGGATATATTACAG TCTGCCAGGCGTCTACAGCATGAAAAGGATGTAGTTGTGTCTTTGAGCCATGAGTCTCGAGCGCTGCAGAGCAGATTGGATACAGAGCAGGATGCCATCCAAAGAATGGAGGCTGTACTTAAATTAGTAGAGCGGTTTCCTTCTGGGGAAAGTGCACCAGGCGAGGGACCCACCTTAAAg GAGTGTGCTCGGATCTTTGAGACTTTACAAACAGACTATTACGAAGAATATAAGACAATGGGACTGGCCGACCTGGCTGTAGCTGTTGTTCATCCCTTACTGAAAGAGAAACTGCGATCCTGGGACCCACTGAAG GACAGCTCCTTTTGTCTGGAAGACATTGGTCAGTGGAGAGCTATACTTGAATCTAGAGATCTTCATTCCAGTGCTCCAGATTCAAATATGGACCCTTACCACAG AGTCTTGTGGGAAGTGTGGATCCCAGTGATGCGTTCCTGTGTGTCAAGCTGGCAGCCACGCATGGTGGGGCCAATGGTGGACTGTGTGGAAATGTGGTCTCCACTTCTCCCCCTGTGGATTGTGGATCACTTGTTGGAGCAGCTGATCTTACCCCGGCTACAGCGAGAG GTTGATAACTGGAACCCTTTAACTGACACAGTTCCCATCCACTCCTGGATCCACCCTTGGCTTCCTCTGCTTCAAACACGCCTTGAACCTTTGTATCCACCAATTAGAAGCAAACTGGCAAATGCATTGCAAAGGTGGCACCCAAGTGATGCTTCAGCCCGCCTCATCCTGCAGCCATGGAAAGATGTTTTTACACCAGGTGCATGGGAAGCCTTTATGGTGAAAAACATTATCCCAAAGCTAG CTTTGTGTCTGGAAGAGCTAGTTATCAACCCtcaccagcagcagatggagccatTTCACTGGGTGATGGACTGGGAAGGCATGCTGTCCCCATCCAGTCTTGTGTCCTTGTTGGACAAAAACTTCTTTACAAAGTGGTTGCAA GTACTTTGCTCATGGTTGAGCAACAGCCCTAACTATGAGGAAATCACTAAATGGTATCTTGGGTGGAAAAGCATGTTCACTGATGGCTTGTTGGCACAATCACTCATAAAGGAGAAATTCAATGAAGCTTTGGACATCATGAACCGTGCTGTATCTTCAGGCATAG gTGGATATATGCAGCCCGGTGCAAGGGAAAACATTGCATacctcacacagacagagagacgaaAGGACTTCCAGTATGAAGCAATGCAGGAGCGCAGGGATGCTGAGAGTGTGGTCCATCGGGGCATCAGTGCTGGTGTGCCCACTAACTTTAAAGATCTTATCCAGACCAAAGCAGAAGAGAACAACATTGTCTTTATGCCTTTAGTGGCCAAACGCCATGAGGGTAAACAGCTGTACACATTCGGGCGTATTGTCATCTACATAGACAGGGGGGTCGTTTTTGTCCAAGGTGAGAAAACTTGGGTGCCCACGTCTTTGCAGAGTCTAATAGATATGGCAAAGTGA
- the srrd gene encoding SRR1-like protein, giving the protein MSDAGEEWQVAGRRGGAARKFKSLQVSSASTCCQEQLDIGKTVKRIKDIVSELSFEDFWQEWKDQVQEAGSVTLSVATENRDTEPPPDPQGEGTLCPQLECVCYGLGTFSSCVSARYQLAMLLLLLDAGQIPWKNCSVYDPAFSSGERDVLRELGLTVLTENEEGKRLITKPTLFYLMHCGKALYNNLLWKNWSLQCLPLMVIIGNSFKGMWDRAIEREFKQDYGYISQAVSVCEERPLPCPSRVIDTFSDTAVITFPTRCLNKLPKSTWVEPPEPQYQDCNELEIILRHKQS; this is encoded by the exons ATGTCTGACGCTGGCGAGGAGTGGCAGGTGGccgggaggcgaggaggagcagcgcgGAAATTCAAATCTCTCCAAGTGTCGTCCGCTTCAACGTGCTGTCAAGAGCAGTTGGATATCGGGAAAACTGTTAAACGAATCAAAGACATAGT gtCTGAGTTAAGCTTTGAGGACTTTTGGCAGGAGTGGAAAG ATCAGGTGCAGGAGGCTGGATCAGTGACCCTGTCGGTTGCTACAGAGAATAGGGACACAGAGCCTCCCCCTGACCCGCAGGGGGAGGGCACGCTGTGCCcacagctggagtgtgtgtgttatggcCTGGGCACCTTCTCTTCCTGTGTGTCCGCTCGCTACCAGCTTGCTATGTTGCTTCTGCTACTGGATGCAGGCCAG ATTCCATGGAAGAACTGCTCTGTTTACGACCCTGCATTCTCCTCTGGTGAGAGGGATGTTTTAAGGGAGCTGGGTCTCACTGTGCTCACAGAAAATGAG gaaggaaagCGCCTGATAACGAAGCCCACACTGTTTTATCTCATGCATTGTGGGAAAGCGTTGTACAACAATCTTCTGTGGAAGAACTGGAGTTTACAATGTCTTCCGCTGATGGTCATTATTGGAAACAGCTTCAAAGGCATGTGGGACAG GGCAATCGAGAGAGAGTTCAAGCAGGACTACGGCTACATTAGTcaggctgtgtctgtgtgtgaagagAGACCACTGCCTTGTCCGTCCCGTGTAATTGACACCTTCAGTGACACAGCAGTCATCACCTTTCCCACCCGTTGCCTTAACAAACTTCCAAAGTCCACCTGGGTGGAGCCACCTGAGCCACAGTACCAAGACTGCAATGAGTTGGAGATTATACTGAGGCACAAACAGAGTTAA
- the si:ch211-166a6.5 gene encoding clustered mitochondria protein homolog, which yields MKDKVRRGGGRNQAKADVIGNGGGTDAAVIKQDEESSFPVKIQGAGVEPFELQVHGLWLVQDVVMALLARDEVCPRSNLSLTLASTTLEPIAELQSVKGFKPGAVLRLVEEPYTVHSARLHLARVVELLRAPRPQDALREGRSPSILETLTHTQTPDSSSSNAKNLKRSLSNTKTESTHQDGAPPDYLLPGSSDRPIMALLPHSSQPEAPSHLRDLSLSCWNPPPGHRKLQGDFMYITAMTMEGRRYDITACPKGFFLNRSTEDVFDPRPAQSSAVYHCFTDLLCHISPAFKQTFTALKNRPPLPPVEAMPTPYHTLSWLGPHCASRTHKNVFSRLGVDEQAAAQVPDWNEELQAARNLSQRTLEERLLREKTLLQVNSAFVRAVMQGAETVLDGFAEPVNGNPEDPAFLWGGLFMSQGAASAVFGGERGRRAAQRLELKGVQAYSDLEGMEGLHTLPTAIVDYRGVRMSAQGLAPGLEGSDPDQAAAPASRGLLYGVNAGPQESPQRRQLLALLARAAKSLGLQRNIVLAPNGHQVPLFTSVDAQGLLGADGRLYVLDVFRTFPADANFCPEVETESQAVISEENINKTCEEEKKGGVKEGWPENYHADSGLPKSSPHGLCRLRPELLKAFIQHKHCQFTQRVRETLEENGGFEECAIACDSRATDAVRAACKDVGSISDNIFEMRFNPNVFSEGVSFPPSESSPTKLQQRLLREAAAFIITDQIPAFVEYCLHNNEAPMDGASLKQSLHQRGINLRYLGYVLKTINQSEHRERLRHITRSVISEIFIRSTRRVFNGFLQGVDVPCLSAAVSHFLCCLLVPHFTPSPVGEESKKKSRRRGRGASASESTPWSTLTGSELWNLVCQDAAETYNISDSLGSGPSHLVECYGVQKLSLLREFCLKTGVQLRLRDYLFDNQNKAPIGPDDIVNMFPVVKYVKMPTADASKVYAAAQGLIHKGLLDQAHEKLKEAAYLFGRVCDDLHPEACYCHSLLARVAFLQGKAPEARSVQLKTVTISERVLGFDHPNTIQQYVFLGVYMYAGGEVALAQKCLLRARLLMLTIHGEDHPYTATLDSCLGLLLTGDQAGQFLQNALRLDTSFFGPTALHTALNHHLLAQWMCSKGDYRSAMTHEKEALAAFTSLFGEDHAQTRCSKDFLSTITKQAVQVERLLRQSGPDGTEQTVECLTPTTETILEQMVLVTGIRRLAHSDKFQEYKQKHLERKAAAQRELGLKLNSDLTVSDTVNGGEKSSAKETGGGTEADGGSPAVDRAAAVAASDVEQTQQEVKEDAEGEKSASDPEVKMANGETKLTAAGQETGTSVPNGIKSSTANGKTKNNEKNGEINGAGVITAKASVLSSKGTWADVVSKPFVANGPAVNGVAHNVSANGTAEE from the exons ATGAAGGACAAagtgagaagaggaggaggacgaaatCAGGCCAAGGCTG aTGTGATCGGCAACGGTGGAGGTACGGACGCCGCTGTTATTAAGCAAGATGAAGAGTCATCGTTTCCCGTAAAGATCCAGGGGGCAGGAGTGGAGCCCTTTGAGCTGCAG GTCCATGGCTTGTGGCTCGTTCAGGATGTTGTGATGGCACTGCTCGCGCGGGACGAGGTGTGCCCGCGCTCCAACCTGTCGCTGACTCTAGCCAGTACAACGCTGGAGCCCATAGCAGAACTCCAAAGTGTGAAGGGCTTCAAGCCAGGAGCCGTCCTTCGCCTGGTGGAAG AACCCTACACGGTCCACTCAGCCAGGCTCCATCTGGCCCGCGtcgtggagctgctgagggcACCCAGACCTCAGGACGCGCTCCGAGAAGGACGCTCGCCCAGCATCCTGGagacgctcacgcacacacagacgccag ATTCTAGTTCATCAAATGCAAAGAACCTCAAGCGCTCGTTAAGCAACACCAAGACAGAATCAACCCACCAGGATGGAGCACCCCCCGACTACCTGCTTCCTGGTTCTTCAGACAGACCCATTATGGCCCTGCTACCACACAGCTCCCAACCAGAG GCACCCAGTCACCTCAGGGACCTGTCTCTCAGCTGCTGGAACCCGCCTCCAggacacaggaagctgcagggtGACTTCATGTACATCACGGCCATGACAATGGAAGGAAGACGTTATGACATCACAGCTTGCCCTAAAGGTTTTTTTCTTAACAG GTCTACAGAGGATGTGTTTGATCCTCGTCCTGCACAGTCTTCTGCGGTTTATCACTGTTTCACTGACTTGCTCTGTCACATCAGCCCTGCATTCAAACAAACCTTTACCGCTCTTAAAAACAG ACCTCCATTGCCACCAGTGGAGGCGATGCCGACCCCTTATCACACGCTGAGCTGGCTCGGACCTCACTGCGCATCTCGCACTCACAAGAACGTCTTCAGCAGACTGGGAGTAGATGAGCAGGCAGCGGCACAG GTTCCCGACTGGAATGAGGAGCTGCAAGCAGCCAGAAATCTCTCACAAAGAACTCTGGAGGAGAGACTGCTGAGAGAGAAAACTCTGCTCCAG GTAAACAGTGCGTTTGTGAGGGCGGTCATGCAAGGAGCAGAGACCGTCCTGGATGGCTTTGCTGAGCCAGTAAACGGAAACCCAGAGGATCCTGCTTTCCTGTGGGGCGGCCTCTTCATGAGCCAGGGTGCAGCGAGCGCAGTGTTTGGTGGGGAGAGGGGTCGACG GGCTGCTCAAAGACTGGAGCTTAAAGGGGTACAGGCCTACAGTGACCTAGAGGGGATGGAGGGGCTGCACACTCTACCTACAGCCATAGTAGACTACAGAGGAGTGCGGATGTCTGCTCAGGGCTTGGCTCCTGGTTTGGAGGGCTCAGATCCAgaccaggctgcagctcctgcctctAG GGGTTTGCTGTACGGGGTGAATGCAGGGCCACAGGAGTCCCCACAACGCAGGCAGCTACTTGCACTTTTGGCCCGTGCTGCCAAATCCCTTGGCCTCCAGAGAAATATAGTATTGGCTCCCAACGGTCACCAGGTTCCACTGTTCACCTCGGTGGACGCCCAAGGACTGCTGGGGGCAGATGGGAGGCTTTATGTTCTAGATGTGTTTAGGACTTTCCCAGCTGATGCCAACTTCTGTCCAGAGGTGGAGACAGAAAGTCAGGCGGTGATCAGTGAAGAGAACATTAACAAAACCtgtgaagaggagaagaagggtGGTGTAAAGGAAGGTTGGCCGGAGAATTATCACGCAGACTCTGGGCTTCCAAAAAGCTCTCCTCACGGACTCTGTAGACTGAGGCCAGAGTTGTTAAAGGCCTTCATTCAGCACAA ACACTGCCAGTTCACTCAGCGTGTCAGGGAGACACTGGAGGAGAACGGAGGCTTTGAGGAATGTGCAATCGCTT GTGACTCAAGAGCCACTGATGCAGTGAGAGCTGCTTGTAAAGACGTGGGATCGATTAGTGACAACATCTTTGAGATGCGCTTCAACCCAAATGTCTTTTCAGAAG GAGTATCATTCCCTCCCAGTGAAAGTTCGCCAACAAAGCTACAGCAACGACTACTGAGGGAGGCTGCAGCGTTCATCATCACAGACCAGATACCAGCCTTT GTTGAATATTGCCTGCACAACAATGAAGCACCAATGGATGGAGCTTCTCTgaaacagtcactgcaccagaGAGGCATCAACCTGCGATATCTGGGCTACGTTTTAAAGACTATCAACCAATCAGAACACAGGGAGCGTCTGAGACACATAACA AGATCAGTCATTAGCGAAATATTTATCCGCTCAACAAGAAGAGTGTTCAACGGTTTCCTCCAG GGTGTGGATGTGCCGTGTCTTTCTGCAGCCGTCAGTCActtcctctgctgcctgctggTTCCCCACTTCACACCCAGTCCAGTGGGGGAGGAGTCCAAGAAGAAGTCAAGGCGGCGTGGACGGGGGGCCAGCGCCTCTGAAAGCACGCCCTGGAGCACGCTCACGGGGAGTGAGCTGTGGAACCTGGTCTGTCAGGATGCTGCTGAAACATAcaacatctctgacagcctggg CTCTGGGCCCAGCCACCTGGTGGAGTGCTATGGTGTTCAGAAGCTGTCACTGCTCAGAGAGTTCTGTTTGAAGACTGGAGTACAG CTGAGACTGAGGGACTACTTGTTTGACAACCAAAACAAAGCTCCTATTGGTCCAGATGACATCGTCAACATGTTCCCTGTTGTGAAGTACGTCAAGATGCCAACTGCAGATGCTTCAAAAGTTTACGCTGCTGCACAGGGCTTGATTCACAAAG GTCTGCTGGATCAGGCCCATGAAAAGCTGAAGGAAGCAGCCTACCTTTTTGGCAGAGTGTGTGATGACCTGCACCCTGAGGCCTGTTACTGCCACAGCCTGTTGGCCAGGGTGGCCTTTCTGCAGGGGAAGGCACCTGAG GCTCGCAGTGTGCAACTAAAGACAGTCACGATTAGCGAGCGGGTTCTTGGGTTTGACCATCCAAATACAATCCAGCAATAC GTCTTCTTGGGTGTGTATATGTATGCTGGAGGGGAGGTTGCCCTGGCTCAGAAGTGTCTTCTTAGAGCTCGTCTGCTAATGCTAACGATCCACGGAGAAGACCACCCCTATACTGCAACACTGGAT AGTTGTCTTGGGTTGCTGCTGACAGGAGATCAGGCTGGACAGTTCCTACAGAACGCCCTCAGACTTGACACCTCCTTCTTTGGTCCCACAGCCCTGCACACTGCTCTTAA TCACCACCTCTTGGCCCAGTGGATGTGCAGTAAGGGCGACTATCGGAGTGCTATGACCCACGAGAAAGAAGCCTTGGCTGCTTTTACCTCCTTG TTCGGTGAGGATcatgcacagacacgctgcAGCAAAGATTTCCTGAGCACCATTACTAAACAAGCAGTGCAGGTGGAGCGCCTTCTCCGACAGTCGGGACCTGACGGCACAGAGCAAACTGTCGAG tGTCTGACTCCCACAACTGAAACCATTTTGGAGCAAATGGTTCTAGTGACAGGAATCAGGAGGCTTGCACATAG TGACAAATTCCAGGAGTATAAGCAGAAGCACCTGGAacgaaaagcagcagcacaaagggaACTGGGGCTTAAACTAAACAGTGACCTTACTGTCTCTGATACTGTGAACGGAGGAGAGAAAAGCTCTGCTAAAGAAACAGGAGGTGGGACGGAGGCGGATGGAGGAAGCCCAGCAGTGGACAGAGCTGCTGCCGTTGCAGCCAGTGATGTGGAGCAAACCCAGCAGGAGGTGAAAGAAGATGCGGAAGGGGAAAAATCAGCTTCAGATCCTGAGGTGAAGATGGCGAATGGAGAGACAAAGCTaacagctgcaggacaggaaacTGGGACCAGTGTTCCAAATGGAATAAAGAGCAGCACAGCAAatggcaaaacaaaaaataatgagaaaaatGGTGAAATAAATGGAGCAGGGGTCATCACTGCTAAAGCATCAGTTCTCAGCAGTAAAGGGACCTGGGCAGATGTTGTTTCAAAACCATTTGTAGCCAATGGCCCAGCAGTCAATGGAGTGGCACATAATGTCAGTGCCAATGGAACAGCTGAAGAGTGA